A region from the Nocardioides exalbidus genome encodes:
- a CDS encoding MarR family winged helix-turn-helix transcriptional regulator — MNATTEGRGLAGEDLAAWSAFATVLEWLPAALDAQLTRDSGLTHFEYGVLFALSGARDRTLRMSQLAGYANSTLSRLSRAVARLEGRGWVHRTPDPADGRYTLAILTEAGVDKVAEAGPGHADLVRRLVLDALTSTQVRQLRAISERIASAVRGEPGWSPDNHDR; from the coding sequence GTGAACGCAACCACCGAGGGGCGCGGTCTTGCGGGAGAGGATCTCGCCGCGTGGTCGGCCTTCGCGACGGTGCTGGAGTGGCTCCCCGCCGCCCTTGACGCTCAGCTGACCAGAGACTCGGGTCTCACGCACTTCGAGTACGGCGTCCTGTTCGCGCTGTCGGGCGCGCGCGACCGTACGCTGCGCATGAGCCAGCTCGCGGGCTACGCCAACAGCACCCTCTCGCGGCTCTCGAGGGCGGTCGCCCGCCTCGAGGGGAGGGGCTGGGTGCACCGGACTCCCGATCCCGCCGACGGTCGGTACACGTTGGCGATCCTGACCGAGGCGGGAGTGGACAAGGTGGCGGAAGCCGGACCCGGACACGCCGACCTCGTCCGCCGCCTCGTCCTGGATGCGCTCACTTCCACCCAGGTGAGGCAGCTGCGTGCGATCAGCGAGCGCATTGCCTCCGCGGTGAGGGGTGAGCCCGGCTGGTCGCCCGACAACCACGACCGGTGA
- a CDS encoding alpha/beta hydrolase: MKKVFALVVVLALALTAFVAVGLAVGGSTPDATPSARPTPSPTTPPPATVTEAPEPDLADLYSQRIDWQPCESNADQDCGTLTVPIDYADPQGQTIELNLLRVPASGERVGSMVVNPGGPGAPGTTYASLGARVFREPLLQAYDVVGFDPRGTGRSDPVDCLSDERLDAYLAGDPTPDTPEEVADYREGVLSYGEECVANSDALIGHVTTIEAARDMDVLRAALGEEQLTYFGASYGTKLGATYAELFPDRVGRFVLDGAVDVSLDAKSAALDQAAGFETALRAYVQNCLDSTDNCFLGDTVDEGLTTISDLLDSIEEKPLPAGDRELTVGNAFYGIIAPLYNRDYWFLLSTALGSAMDGKGSALMQLADAYASRTSSGSYSDNSIEANYAINCLDDPTSVPFAKVPSLFGEFEQASPTFGDVFAWGMTGCRGVAVTSSEEPLDIRGEGAAPILVLGTTRDPATPMKWAEALSAQLDSGVLVKRDGDGHTAYNAGNDCINAVVEDYLVDGTVPDAGTTC, encoded by the coding sequence ATGAAGAAGGTCTTCGCACTGGTCGTGGTGCTCGCCCTCGCCCTGACGGCCTTCGTCGCCGTGGGCCTGGCCGTCGGCGGCAGCACGCCGGACGCGACGCCGTCCGCGCGACCCACGCCGTCGCCGACCACGCCTCCGCCGGCGACGGTCACCGAGGCGCCCGAGCCCGACCTCGCGGACCTCTACTCCCAGCGCATCGACTGGCAGCCGTGCGAGAGCAACGCCGACCAGGACTGCGGCACGCTGACCGTCCCGATCGACTACGCCGACCCGCAGGGGCAGACCATCGAGCTCAACCTGCTGCGGGTGCCCGCGAGCGGCGAGCGCGTCGGCTCGATGGTGGTCAACCCGGGCGGACCGGGCGCCCCCGGCACGACGTACGCCTCACTCGGTGCCCGCGTCTTCCGCGAGCCGCTGCTCCAGGCCTACGACGTCGTCGGCTTCGACCCGCGCGGCACCGGCCGGTCCGACCCGGTCGACTGCCTGAGCGACGAGCGGCTCGACGCCTACCTCGCCGGTGACCCGACCCCGGACACGCCCGAGGAGGTCGCCGACTACAGGGAGGGCGTCCTGTCCTACGGCGAGGAGTGCGTGGCCAACAGCGACGCGCTCATCGGCCACGTCACCACGATCGAGGCCGCCCGCGACATGGACGTGCTGCGCGCGGCCCTCGGCGAGGAGCAGCTCACCTACTTCGGCGCGTCCTACGGCACCAAGCTGGGCGCGACCTACGCCGAGCTCTTCCCCGACCGCGTGGGCCGGTTCGTGCTCGACGGGGCCGTCGACGTCTCCCTCGACGCGAAGTCGGCGGCGCTCGACCAGGCCGCCGGGTTCGAGACGGCCCTGCGCGCCTACGTGCAGAACTGCCTCGACTCCACCGACAACTGCTTCCTCGGCGACACCGTCGACGAGGGCCTCACGACGATCAGCGACCTGCTCGACTCGATCGAAGAGAAGCCGCTGCCGGCGGGCGATCGCGAGCTGACCGTCGGCAACGCGTTCTACGGGATCATCGCGCCGCTCTACAACCGCGACTACTGGTTCCTGCTGAGCACTGCGCTCGGTTCGGCGATGGACGGCAAGGGCTCGGCGTTGATGCAGCTCGCCGACGCCTACGCCTCCCGCACCAGCAGCGGGTCCTACAGCGACAACTCCATCGAGGCCAACTACGCGATCAACTGCCTCGACGACCCGACGTCAGTGCCGTTCGCGAAGGTGCCGTCGTTGTTCGGTGAGTTCGAGCAGGCCTCGCCGACCTTCGGTGACGTCTTCGCGTGGGGGATGACCGGCTGCCGCGGGGTCGCGGTCACCTCGAGCGAGGAGCCGCTCGACATCCGCGGGGAGGGGGCTGCCCCGATCCTCGTGCTCGGCACGACGCGCGACCCGGCGACGCCGATGAAGTGGGCCGAGGCGCTCTCCGCGCAGCTCGACTCGGGCGTGCTCGTGAAGCGCGACGGCGACGGCCACACGGCCTACAACGCCGGCAACGACTGCATCAACGCCGTCGTCGAGGACTACCTGGTGGACGGGACGGTCCCCGACGCCGGGACGACGTGCTGA
- a CDS encoding SDR family NAD(P)-dependent oxidoreductase, with protein MDLQLEGATAFISGSTQGIGYAIAKALLDEGASVIVNGRNEARVADTVDLLRHADPVGDVHGIAADFARPESVEALLGQLDHVDILVNNVGLFGLNPFAETSDAEWNRYFEVNVMSGVRLSRHLLDSMLARGRGRIIFVNSESGVNVPANMIHYGVTKAAMLGLGNGLAKLTTGTDVTVNSILGGPTFSDGVSAAVSHVAAQQGVATDAMKAAIIGANQTSLIQRFIEPSEIASLAVYLASPVSAAINGAALRADGGTLTGIL; from the coding sequence ATGGACTTGCAGCTGGAGGGCGCGACGGCCTTCATCAGTGGATCGACCCAGGGAATCGGCTACGCGATCGCGAAGGCCCTGCTCGACGAAGGAGCGTCCGTCATCGTGAACGGTCGCAACGAGGCGCGAGTCGCCGACACCGTCGACCTGCTTCGCCACGCCGACCCCGTCGGCGATGTGCACGGAATCGCTGCCGACTTCGCCCGACCGGAGTCGGTCGAGGCGCTCCTCGGGCAGCTCGACCACGTCGACATCCTGGTCAACAACGTCGGACTGTTCGGCCTGAACCCCTTCGCGGAGACGTCCGACGCCGAGTGGAACCGCTACTTCGAGGTCAACGTGATGAGCGGCGTCCGGCTCTCCCGACACCTGCTCGACTCGATGCTGGCCAGGGGGCGTGGCCGGATCATCTTCGTCAACAGCGAGTCCGGGGTGAACGTCCCGGCGAACATGATCCACTACGGAGTGACGAAGGCTGCGATGTTGGGCCTCGGCAACGGCCTCGCCAAGCTCACCACGGGGACCGACGTCACCGTCAACTCCATCCTCGGTGGCCCCACCTTCTCCGACGGCGTGTCGGCCGCGGTGAGCCACGTCGCCGCACAGCAAGGTGTGGCCACGGACGCGATGAAGGCCGCCATCATCGGCGCCAACCAGACCTCGCTCATCCAGCGATTCATCGAGCCGAGCGAGATAGCCAGCCTCGCGGTGTACCTCGCCAGCCCGGTGTCAGCCGCGATCAACGGTGCGGCCCTGCGAGCCGACGGCGGCACGCTGACCGGAATCCTGTGA
- a CDS encoding OsmC family protein, with product MPTRTARTAWNGGLQDGSGQVELTSSGVGTYDVSFPKRAAEDAGGTTSPEELIAAAHSSCYAMQFSALIAEAGGTPQALEVTADVSLGEDKEAGGFKLTGIKLTVRGEVEGLDEAGFKEAAEKAKAGCPISKALAGVDITLDAALES from the coding sequence ATGCCCACTCGCACCGCTCGCACAGCCTGGAACGGCGGACTCCAGGACGGCTCCGGCCAGGTCGAGCTGACCAGCTCCGGCGTCGGGACGTACGACGTCTCGTTCCCCAAGCGCGCCGCGGAGGACGCCGGCGGGACGACGAGCCCCGAGGAGCTCATCGCGGCCGCGCACTCCTCCTGCTACGCCATGCAGTTCTCGGCGCTCATCGCCGAAGCCGGCGGCACGCCGCAGGCGCTCGAGGTGACCGCCGACGTCTCGCTCGGCGAGGACAAGGAGGCCGGAGGCTTCAAGCTCACCGGGATTAAGCTCACGGTCCGCGGTGAGGTCGAGGGCCTCGACGAGGCCGGCTTCAAGGAGGCGGCCGAGAAGGCGAAGGCCGGCTGCCCGATCAGCAAGGCCCTCGCGGGCGTGGACATCACGCTCGACGCCGCACTGGAGTCCTGA
- a CDS encoding GtrA family protein, with product MRDVGPASSLVGSRHQRVLAELGRFLTVGGVATVVAFILFNGLVHGWGAGGPALLRDRPVLAYVLANTVGMVISYRGARSWAFRDRPPRQADGGRVAYVLINLVTMSLPVACLVISRDVLGLDDPVSDNIAANVIGLVLGLGARFYLFRRFVFRRPLG from the coding sequence GTGCGCGATGTCGGACCTGCCTCGAGCCTCGTCGGCAGTCGTCACCAGCGCGTGCTGGCCGAGCTGGGGCGCTTCCTCACGGTGGGCGGCGTGGCCACGGTCGTCGCCTTCATCCTCTTCAACGGGCTGGTGCACGGCTGGGGTGCCGGTGGCCCTGCGCTCCTCCGCGACCGACCGGTCCTCGCGTACGTCCTGGCCAACACCGTGGGCATGGTGATCAGCTACCGCGGCGCCAGGAGCTGGGCCTTCAGGGACCGCCCGCCGCGCCAGGCGGACGGCGGCCGGGTGGCGTACGTGCTCATCAACCTGGTCACCATGTCGCTGCCCGTCGCGTGCCTGGTCATCAGTCGCGACGTGCTGGGTCTCGACGACCCGGTGTCGGACAACATCGCGGCCAACGTCATCGGACTCGTGCTCGGACTCGGTGCGCGGTTCTACCTCTTCCGCCGATTCGTCTTCCGTCGGCCGCTCGGCTAG
- a CDS encoding NADPH:quinone reductase has product MRAVVYTERGDSSVLELVEREVPEPGPGEVRVRIVRAGVNPTDWKFRAGGMGELAFPEIVPGQDGSGVVDAVGPGVDLAVGDRVWTMLAQHQRPGGTAQEQVVLPVANVTVLPDSASYDVGASLGVPAVTAHRALTTSEDGPSRLAPGALDGLTVLVAGGAGAVGNAAIQLARWAGATVISTVSSASKGELATAAGAHHVVDYTAGDTVAAIRELATDGVDLVVEVAPAQNIRLDLQVIKPRATIAIYANNGGDEVALSIRETFSTNARFQWVLLYTVGQAALTAAAEDITAALADGAFGVGDDHGLPLHRFPLERTADAHAAVEDGAVGKVLIDVSEA; this is encoded by the coding sequence ATGCGTGCTGTGGTCTACACCGAGCGAGGCGACTCCTCCGTGCTCGAGCTGGTCGAGCGGGAGGTCCCGGAGCCGGGACCGGGGGAGGTCCGGGTGCGGATCGTGCGGGCCGGCGTGAACCCGACGGACTGGAAGTTCCGCGCCGGAGGCATGGGCGAGCTCGCCTTCCCGGAGATCGTCCCCGGCCAGGACGGCAGCGGCGTCGTCGACGCCGTGGGACCCGGGGTCGACCTGGCGGTCGGTGACCGCGTGTGGACGATGCTCGCCCAGCACCAGCGGCCCGGCGGCACCGCGCAGGAGCAGGTCGTCCTCCCGGTGGCCAACGTGACCGTCCTGCCGGACTCGGCGTCGTACGACGTCGGCGCGTCGCTGGGCGTCCCCGCGGTCACCGCCCACCGTGCCCTGACGACCTCCGAGGACGGCCCGTCGCGGCTCGCGCCCGGCGCCCTGGACGGGCTGACCGTGCTCGTCGCCGGTGGTGCGGGCGCGGTCGGCAACGCGGCCATCCAGCTCGCGCGCTGGGCGGGTGCGACCGTCATCAGCACGGTCAGCAGCGCCTCGAAGGGCGAGCTCGCCACGGCCGCCGGCGCGCACCACGTCGTCGACTACACCGCCGGGGACACGGTCGCCGCGATCCGTGAGCTCGCGACCGACGGGGTCGACCTCGTCGTCGAGGTCGCGCCCGCGCAGAACATCCGCCTCGACCTGCAGGTCATCAAGCCGCGCGCGACGATCGCGATCTACGCCAACAACGGCGGCGACGAGGTGGCGCTCAGCATCCGCGAGACGTTCTCGACCAACGCGCGCTTCCAGTGGGTGCTGCTCTACACCGTCGGCCAGGCCGCGCTCACGGCCGCGGCCGAGGACATCACCGCCGCGCTGGCCGACGGCGCCTTCGGCGTCGGCGACGACCACGGGCTGCCGCTCCACCGCTTCCCGCTCGAGCGGACCGCCGACGCCCACGCCGCCGTCGAGGACGGTGCGGTGGGCAAGGTGCTGATCGACGTGTCGGAGGCCTGA
- a CDS encoding alpha-ketoglutarate-dependent dioxygenase AlkB, with protein MTDAALPLFGEAGRPDVPGVDESFATAHRVRLDGHSWVEHVPGWFTGADSLFDELLGGGAWEQRRRWMYGEMVVEPRLTVQYDDLATAPVLLQQAAQALSSHYGVTYDHLWVNLYRDHRDSTGWHGDGASTRRRECVVPVLSLGASRRFLVRPTGGGPSSTFRPLAGDLLVMGGRCQSDFRHCVPKQVSPTGPRISVNFAASSQGRAD; from the coding sequence GTGACCGACGCAGCTCTGCCGTTGTTCGGCGAGGCCGGGCGCCCGGACGTCCCGGGTGTCGACGAGAGCTTCGCGACCGCTCATCGCGTGAGGCTCGACGGGCACTCGTGGGTCGAGCACGTGCCGGGCTGGTTCACGGGCGCCGACAGCCTCTTCGACGAGCTGCTCGGAGGCGGGGCATGGGAGCAGCGCCGCCGGTGGATGTACGGCGAGATGGTGGTCGAGCCGAGGCTGACGGTGCAGTACGACGACCTGGCGACCGCGCCGGTGCTCCTGCAGCAGGCGGCGCAGGCACTCAGCTCGCACTACGGCGTGACCTACGACCACCTGTGGGTCAACCTCTACCGCGACCATCGCGACAGCACGGGATGGCACGGGGACGGCGCCTCGACGCGCAGACGCGAGTGCGTGGTGCCTGTCCTGAGCCTCGGCGCGAGTCGCCGGTTCCTGGTCAGGCCGACGGGTGGAGGTCCCAGCTCGACGTTCCGCCCGCTCGCCGGCGACTTGCTCGTGATGGGCGGGCGCTGCCAGTCGGACTTCCGACACTGCGTCCCCAAGCAGGTTTCGCCGACCGGTCCACGCATCAGCGTCAACTTCGCAGCGTCGAGCCAGGGCCGTGCCGACTGA
- a CDS encoding TetR family transcriptional regulator — translation MGEKGAATRARILEAARVEFAEFGFAGARVDRIAERAQANKAQLYSYFGNKDALFDAVLDDALVSIVDAVPIDAADLPGYAVRLYDHYLDEPWVIRLATWTRLERRPSGPLTPEPMPREPEKLAAIAAAQEDGLVDPTLSPAEVFGTVIALSMTWSPASTTFAATADDAVPEHDRRRAVLRTIVARAFAPTSG, via the coding sequence ATGGGAGAGAAGGGGGCGGCGACGCGGGCGCGCATCCTCGAGGCCGCCCGGGTGGAGTTCGCCGAGTTCGGCTTCGCCGGCGCACGCGTGGACCGGATCGCGGAGCGTGCGCAGGCCAACAAGGCCCAGCTCTACTCCTACTTCGGCAACAAGGACGCCCTCTTCGACGCCGTCCTCGACGACGCACTGGTGTCGATCGTCGACGCGGTCCCGATCGACGCGGCCGACCTGCCGGGCTACGCCGTACGCCTCTACGACCACTACCTCGACGAGCCCTGGGTGATCCGGCTCGCGACGTGGACCCGGCTCGAGCGCCGGCCGTCCGGCCCGCTGACCCCCGAGCCGATGCCCCGCGAGCCCGAGAAGCTCGCCGCCATCGCGGCGGCCCAGGAGGACGGTCTCGTCGATCCGACGCTGTCCCCTGCCGAGGTCTTCGGCACGGTGATCGCCCTGTCGATGACGTGGTCACCGGCCAGCACGACCTTCGCCGCAACGGCCGACGACGCGGTCCCCGAGCACGACCGCCGGCGGGCGGTCCTCCGCACGATCGTGGCGCGCGCCTTCGCCCCCACGTCAGGGTGA
- a CDS encoding bifunctional FO biosynthesis protein CofGH translates to MNGDEATPTDRQVRRALVRAERGAALDVVEATALLAARGEDLDRLAVVAARVRDAGLVAAGRPGTVTYSPKVFIPVTRLCRDRCHYCTFVETPGHAAREGRAPYLSPDEILDIARRGAEVGCLEALFTLGDRPEDRWPEAQEWLDEQGYDSTLAYVRAMAVRVLEETGLLPHLNPGVMSWEEMTRLKPVSPSMGMMLETTSRRLFETRGEAHFGSPDKDPDVRLRVLEDAGRLSVPFTSGLLVGIGETLVERAETIFALRAVSRRYGGLQEVIVQNFRAKPDTAMRRVDDLGLDDYRAAIAVTRVVLGPKARIQAPPNLTDLSECQALLAAGVDDWGGVSPLTPDHVNPERPWPSLERLRSITAQAGLELRARLTVHPEYVVGSLQHGEAWLDPRVAAHVAALAGPDGLAREGVRPTGLPWQAPDGGLSAQGRTDLHASIDTEGRTHDRRADFDSVYGDWDELRDRVSASAPSVALAGDGWAALRAAEADPAGLSDPQALELMTAEGELLDAVCRLADDLRRDVVGDDVTYVVNRNINFTNVCYVGCRFCAFAQRRTDADAYSLSLDQVADRAAEAWDLGATEVCMQGGIDPELPGTAYFDLAAAVKARVPEMHVHAFSPMEVVNGSNRTGLSIEDFLIKARESGLGSIPGTAAEILDDDVRWILTKGKLPTRTWIDVVTTAHRVGLPSSSTMMYGHVDNPRHWVGHLRVLRGIQDETGGFTEFVPLPFVHTSSPIYLAGVARPGPTMRDNLAVHAMGRIMLHGSIRNIQTSWVKLGVDGTRAMLRAGANDVGGTLMEETISRMAGSEHGSAKTIADLQDIGAGIGRPVRERTTTYGTPGVREAG, encoded by the coding sequence ATGAACGGCGACGAGGCGACACCGACCGACCGACAGGTACGCCGCGCCCTGGTGCGCGCCGAGCGCGGAGCGGCGCTGGACGTGGTGGAGGCGACGGCGCTCCTGGCGGCACGCGGCGAGGACCTCGACCGGTTGGCCGTGGTCGCCGCGCGGGTGCGCGACGCGGGCCTGGTGGCGGCCGGCCGGCCGGGCACGGTGACGTACTCGCCCAAGGTCTTCATCCCGGTGACCCGGCTGTGCCGGGACCGGTGCCACTACTGCACGTTCGTGGAGACGCCGGGGCACGCGGCGCGGGAGGGGCGGGCGCCGTACCTCTCGCCCGACGAGATTCTCGACATCGCCCGTCGGGGCGCCGAGGTGGGCTGCCTGGAGGCGCTGTTCACCCTCGGCGACCGGCCCGAGGACCGGTGGCCGGAGGCGCAGGAGTGGCTCGACGAGCAGGGCTACGACTCGACGCTGGCCTACGTCCGCGCGATGGCGGTGCGGGTGCTGGAGGAGACCGGGCTGCTGCCCCACCTGAACCCGGGCGTCATGTCGTGGGAGGAGATGACGCGGCTCAAGCCGGTCTCGCCATCCATGGGGATGATGCTCGAGACGACCTCGCGGCGGCTCTTCGAGACCAGGGGCGAGGCGCACTTCGGCTCGCCCGACAAGGACCCCGACGTCCGCCTGCGGGTGCTCGAGGACGCGGGACGGCTCTCGGTGCCGTTCACCTCGGGCCTGCTCGTCGGCATCGGGGAGACGCTGGTCGAGCGGGCCGAGACGATCTTCGCGCTGCGGGCGGTGTCGCGTCGCTACGGCGGGCTGCAGGAGGTCATCGTCCAGAACTTCCGGGCCAAGCCCGACACCGCGATGCGCCGTGTCGACGACCTCGGCCTGGACGACTACCGCGCGGCCATCGCCGTCACCCGGGTCGTGCTGGGGCCGAAGGCCCGGATCCAGGCGCCGCCCAACCTCACCGACCTCTCCGAGTGCCAGGCCCTCCTCGCCGCCGGCGTCGACGACTGGGGAGGGGTCTCGCCACTGACGCCCGACCACGTGAACCCCGAGCGGCCCTGGCCCTCCCTCGAGCGACTGCGCTCGATCACCGCGCAGGCCGGGCTGGAGCTCCGGGCGCGGCTGACGGTGCACCCGGAGTACGTCGTGGGCTCGCTGCAGCACGGTGAGGCGTGGCTCGATCCGCGGGTGGCGGCGCACGTCGCGGCGCTCGCCGGCCCCGACGGGCTCGCGCGCGAGGGCGTACGACCCACGGGCCTGCCGTGGCAGGCACCCGACGGCGGCCTGTCCGCCCAGGGACGCACGGACCTGCATGCCTCCATCGACACCGAGGGCCGCACCCACGACCGGCGCGCGGACTTCGACAGCGTCTACGGCGACTGGGACGAGCTGCGGGACAGGGTCTCCGCTTCGGCTCCGTCGGTGGCGCTCGCGGGCGACGGCTGGGCCGCGCTCCGAGCAGCCGAGGCCGACCCGGCCGGGCTCTCCGACCCGCAGGCGCTCGAGCTGATGACCGCCGAGGGCGAGCTCCTCGACGCGGTGTGCCGGCTGGCCGACGACCTGCGTCGCGACGTGGTCGGCGACGATGTGACCTACGTCGTCAACCGCAACATCAACTTCACCAACGTCTGCTACGTCGGGTGCAGGTTCTGCGCATTCGCGCAACGCCGCACGGACGCCGACGCCTACTCCCTCTCCCTGGACCAGGTCGCCGACCGGGCGGCCGAGGCGTGGGACCTCGGCGCGACCGAGGTCTGCATGCAGGGCGGGATCGACCCGGAGCTGCCCGGCACGGCCTACTTCGACCTCGCTGCTGCGGTGAAGGCCCGGGTGCCGGAGATGCACGTGCACGCCTTCTCCCCGATGGAGGTCGTCAACGGCTCGAACCGCACGGGGCTCTCGATCGAGGACTTCCTCATCAAGGCCCGCGAGTCCGGGCTCGGGTCGATCCCCGGCACCGCCGCGGAGATCCTCGACGACGACGTGCGCTGGATCCTCACCAAGGGCAAGCTCCCCACCCGGACGTGGATCGACGTCGTCACCACGGCGCACCGCGTCGGGCTGCCGTCGAGCTCGACGATGATGTACGGCCACGTCGACAACCCGCGGCACTGGGTGGGCCACCTGCGGGTCCTGCGCGGCATCCAGGACGAGACCGGCGGCTTCACCGAGTTCGTCCCGCTGCCCTTCGTGCACACGAGCTCGCCGATCTACCTCGCCGGTGTGGCGCGGCCGGGTCCGACGATGCGCGACAACCTCGCGGTGCACGCGATGGGTCGGATCATGCTCCACGGCTCGATCCGCAACATCCAGACCTCCTGGGTCAAGCTCGGCGTCGACGGCACCCGCGCGATGCTCCGCGCCGGCGCGAACGACGTCGGCGGCACGCTGATGGAGGAGACCATCTCGCGCATGGCCGGCTCCGAGCACGGCAGTGCCAAGACCATCGCCGACCTGCAGGACATCGGCGCGGGGATCGGCCGCCCGGTGCGCGAGCGCACCACCACCTACGGCACCCCGGGCGTGCGGGAGGCGGGATGA
- a CDS encoding MMPL family transporter, with protein MNRLTAAVLRHRVIVAVAWLAIAIAGGATASTTVDRLTFDFDLPGQPAYETNQRIVDEFGNGGLTDPLLLVVEGDDAASRADEVAQEVRSAVPGTRTVSPGDDGADVLATDADSAVVVAYAPLTPGPESYAEAQPALEQVAEAASGDGTTVTLTGFSVLEEGGGDDRGLIVEVLIGGIGALVVLALVFGSLLAGLPLLVAAVSILGTFLALLGLTHLTDVSAVVEYLIALIGLGVAIDYSLLVVTRWREESAKGVDNDEAIRAAMATAGRSVVFSGVTVAVSLAALVLVPIPFLRSIGLGGLLIPLFSVAVSLTLVPALLSAVGPRMNWPRRKPAVTRSRLWAAIATGVLRRRWLTVVGSVVVLLALAAPVLGLTLGTAQLSGLANGSAASRALVDAVADGVPAGVVRPTEVLAPEGDAQGAVEQLTGLDGVAAVVAPPGQEWSADGQSLLQVWTDTDPTSDTGRATLQRVRDEADDLGVAVGGTPAEDADFISAVYGKAGWVVLGVAVVTFLLLARALRSFWLPLKALALNALSLAAAYGVTVLIWQDGHGTELLFDRTATGAVTIWVPIAAFAFLFGLSMDYEVFILSRMREEYDALMAASADSTAGAATEREATDRAVVEGIANTGRLVTSAALILFFAFIALSTVPTVEVKVLATALALGIAIDAVIVRGLLAPALVGVLGRANWTIPRVLSRALLLRPSEPRHLGSPGYVDPRHSAGRSSGRRGR; from the coding sequence ATGAACCGTCTGACCGCCGCGGTGCTGCGGCACCGCGTGATCGTCGCCGTGGCCTGGCTCGCGATCGCGATCGCCGGCGGAGCGACGGCGTCCACGACCGTCGACCGCCTGACCTTCGACTTCGACCTCCCCGGGCAGCCGGCCTACGAGACCAACCAACGCATCGTCGACGAGTTCGGCAACGGTGGGCTCACCGACCCCCTGCTCCTCGTGGTCGAGGGCGACGACGCGGCCTCGCGCGCCGACGAGGTGGCCCAGGAGGTCCGCTCGGCGGTCCCGGGCACCCGCACGGTCTCCCCCGGTGATGACGGCGCCGACGTCCTGGCCACCGATGCCGACTCGGCGGTGGTCGTGGCCTATGCACCGCTCACGCCCGGCCCCGAGTCGTACGCCGAGGCGCAGCCCGCGCTCGAGCAGGTCGCGGAGGCCGCGTCCGGTGATGGCACGACGGTCACGCTGACGGGCTTCTCGGTGCTCGAGGAAGGTGGCGGCGACGACCGCGGGCTGATCGTCGAGGTGCTGATCGGCGGGATCGGCGCGCTCGTCGTGCTGGCGCTCGTCTTCGGTTCGCTGCTCGCCGGGCTGCCCCTGCTGGTGGCCGCGGTCTCCATCCTGGGCACCTTCCTGGCCCTGCTGGGCCTCACCCACCTGACCGACGTCTCGGCCGTCGTGGAGTACCTCATCGCACTCATCGGTCTCGGCGTGGCCATCGACTACTCCCTCCTCGTCGTGACGAGGTGGCGCGAGGAGTCGGCCAAGGGGGTCGACAACGACGAGGCGATCCGCGCGGCCATGGCGACCGCCGGCCGGTCGGTGGTGTTCAGCGGCGTCACCGTGGCGGTGTCCCTCGCGGCACTCGTGCTGGTGCCGATCCCGTTCCTGCGGAGCATCGGGCTCGGTGGCCTCCTGATCCCGCTCTTCAGCGTCGCCGTGTCCCTCACCCTCGTGCCGGCCCTGCTCAGCGCGGTGGGTCCGCGCATGAACTGGCCGCGCCGCAAGCCCGCGGTGACGCGGAGCCGGCTGTGGGCAGCGATCGCGACCGGCGTGCTGCGCCGGCGATGGCTGACCGTCGTCGGCTCCGTGGTCGTGCTCCTCGCGCTGGCTGCTCCCGTGCTCGGCCTCACGCTCGGCACCGCGCAGCTCAGCGGCCTGGCCAACGGCTCGGCGGCCTCGCGCGCGCTCGTCGACGCGGTCGCCGACGGCGTGCCCGCGGGCGTCGTACGTCCGACGGAGGTCCTCGCCCCCGAGGGAGACGCGCAGGGTGCCGTCGAGCAGCTGACGGGCCTCGACGGGGTCGCCGCGGTCGTCGCGCCTCCGGGGCAGGAGTGGTCGGCGGACGGGCAGTCGCTGCTCCAGGTCTGGACCGACACCGACCCCACCAGCGACACCGGACGCGCCACCCTGCAGCGCGTCCGGGACGAGGCCGACGACCTCGGCGTCGCCGTCGGTGGCACTCCGGCCGAGGACGCGGACTTCATCTCGGCCGTCTACGGCAAGGCGGGCTGGGTGGTGCTCGGCGTCGCCGTCGTGACCTTCCTGCTCCTCGCCCGCGCGCTGCGGTCGTTCTGGCTTCCCCTCAAGGCGCTGGCGCTCAACGCGCTGTCCTTGGCCGCGGCCTACGGGGTCACCGTCCTCATCTGGCAGGACGGGCACGGCACCGAGCTCCTCTTCGACCGGACGGCGACCGGGGCCGTCACGATCTGGGTGCCGATCGCGGCATTCGCCTTCCTCTTCGGGCTCTCGATGGACTACGAGGTCTTCATCCTGTCCCGCATGCGCGAGGAGTACGACGCCCTGATGGCCGCCTCCGCCGACTCGACCGCGGGTGCCGCCACCGAGCGCGAGGCCACCGATCGGGCCGTCGTGGAGGGGATCGCCAACACGGGACGACTCGTCACCTCCGCCGCCCTGATCCTGTTCTTCGCCTTCATCGCCCTCTCCACGGTCCCGACCGTCGAGGTGAAGGTGCTGGCCACGGCCCTGGCGCTCGGCATCGCGATCGACGCCGTCATCGTCCGGGGCCTGCTGGCCCCGGCCCTCGTCGGCGTGCTCGGGCGCGCGAACTGGACCATCCCGCGCGTCCTGTCACGCGCGCTCTTGCTCCGTCCCTCCGAGCCGCGGCACCTGGGGAGCCCGGGGTACGTCGACCCGCGGCACTCCGCCGGCAGGTCGTCGGGGCGACGCGGTCGGTGA